One part of the Engraulis encrasicolus isolate BLACKSEA-1 chromosome 17, IST_EnEncr_1.0, whole genome shotgun sequence genome encodes these proteins:
- the LOC134467495 gene encoding uncharacterized protein LOC134467495 isoform X2, translating to MTRTDVECVWRRPTAPKTEDVVAKRLSVMAPSTSKAGIKRPVTEEDKGWTRQSLAQFGRFTGLGFILAPEIHQEFDPSLPEKLFDGILASQEYSDAQDKEDFIMTSLAVSQQQKEAIERATVGQTSNALWAAYRKKRITASNFGLVLSAVRRQSFPPSLFKTLLGEYNPKQGARACDWGIVHEKEAKKKFMEQSGETILEKGLFLSDSGLLGASPDGLLLSSNYLVEVKCPYSAREKTIAQAAEAKDFYLYVDQVTGLFRLKNTHNYWHQIQGNLHLTEATTCHLVVWTTQDMAIVEIKKDPAWVSNLKVLEIFYKDHFLPRALFNNK from the exons atgacccggacggatgtggagtgtgtgtggagaaggcctACAGCACCCAAAACAGAGGACGTTGTGGCCAAGAGGCTGTCTGTGATGGCACCTTCGACATCAAAAG cTGGAATTAAGCGCCCAGTGACCGAAGAAGACAAAGGCTGGACAAGGCAGTCTTTGGCGCAATTTGGGCGTTTCACAGGTCTGGGCTTTATTTTAGCCCCAGAAATACATCAg GAATTTGACCCATCCCTACCAGAGAAACTATTTGATGGGATACTGGCCAGTCAGGAGTACAGCGATGCTCAAGACAAAGAGGACTTCATCATGACGTCTCTTGCTGTCAGCCAGCAACAAAAAGAAGCCATCGAGAGGGCCACAGTTGGGCAGACGAGCAATGCATTATG GGCAGCATATCGCAAGAAGAGGATCACAGCGAGcaactttggtttggttttgtctgCAGTCAGAAGACAGTCTTTCCCACCTTCGTTGTTCAAGACACTGCTGGGAGAATACAACCCCAAACAAGGAGCTCGT GCATGTGATTGGGGAATCGTGCACGAGAAAGAGGCCAAAAAGAAGTTCATGGAACAAAGTGGGGAGACCATCCTGGAGAAGGGACTGTTCCTGTCTGACAGTGGGCTGCTTGGGGCCTCCCCAGATGGACTTCTACTGTCCAGCAATTACCTTGTGGAGGTGAAATGCCCATATTCTGCCAGAGAGAAAACAATCGCTCAGGCAGCAGAGGCAAAGGACTTTTACCTGTACGTGGACCAAGTCACCGGGCTATTTAGGTTGAAGAACACCCACAACTACTGGCATCAGATTCAGGGCAACCTGCACCTGACAGAGGCTACCACCTGTCATCTAGTTGTATGGACAACTCAGGACATGGCCATTGTAGAGATTAAAA
- the LOC134467495 gene encoding uncharacterized protein LOC134467495 isoform X1: protein MSTAKEPVTFFTVTSYFASHPKSVKKGLNSYNSNRVISVNVMSGGSLKGKVQASMKKKEYEVEVHVEDQEVTDSRCTCAVGLAKCHHIAALLIWAEKNMTRTDVECVWRRPTAPKTEDVVAKRLSVMAPSTSKAGIKRPVTEEDKGWTRQSLAQFGRFTGLGFILAPEIHQEFDPSLPEKLFDGILASQEYSDAQDKEDFIMTSLAVSQQQKEAIERATVGQTSNALWAAYRKKRITASNFGLVLSAVRRQSFPPSLFKTLLGEYNPKQGARACDWGIVHEKEAKKKFMEQSGETILEKGLFLSDSGLLGASPDGLLLSSNYLVEVKCPYSAREKTIAQAAEAKDFYLYVDQVTGLFRLKNTHNYWHQIQGNLHLTEATTCHLVVWTTQDMAIVEIKKDPAWVSNLKVLEIFYKDHFLPRALFNNK, encoded by the exons ATGTCTACTGCTAAGGAGCCAGTCACATTTTTCACCGTGACTTCGTATTTCGCCAGCCATCCGAAGTCAGTTAAAAAGGGACTGAACTCCTACAACTCAAATAGAGTGATTAGTGTCAATGTTATGTCAGGTGGCAGcttgaaaggaaaagtgcaggcgtctatgaagaaaaaagaatatgaggtggag gtgcatgtagaggatcaggaggtgacggacagcaggtgtacatgtgctgttggtctagccaagtgccaccacattgcagccctcctcatttgggcggagaagaacatgacccggacggatgtggagtgtgtgtggagaaggcctACAGCACCCAAAACAGAGGACGTTGTGGCCAAGAGGCTGTCTGTGATGGCACCTTCGACATCAAAAG cTGGAATTAAGCGCCCAGTGACCGAAGAAGACAAAGGCTGGACAAGGCAGTCTTTGGCGCAATTTGGGCGTTTCACAGGTCTGGGCTTTATTTTAGCCCCAGAAATACATCAg GAATTTGACCCATCCCTACCAGAGAAACTATTTGATGGGATACTGGCCAGTCAGGAGTACAGCGATGCTCAAGACAAAGAGGACTTCATCATGACGTCTCTTGCTGTCAGCCAGCAACAAAAAGAAGCCATCGAGAGGGCCACAGTTGGGCAGACGAGCAATGCATTATG GGCAGCATATCGCAAGAAGAGGATCACAGCGAGcaactttggtttggttttgtctgCAGTCAGAAGACAGTCTTTCCCACCTTCGTTGTTCAAGACACTGCTGGGAGAATACAACCCCAAACAAGGAGCTCGT GCATGTGATTGGGGAATCGTGCACGAGAAAGAGGCCAAAAAGAAGTTCATGGAACAAAGTGGGGAGACCATCCTGGAGAAGGGACTGTTCCTGTCTGACAGTGGGCTGCTTGGGGCCTCCCCAGATGGACTTCTACTGTCCAGCAATTACCTTGTGGAGGTGAAATGCCCATATTCTGCCAGAGAGAAAACAATCGCTCAGGCAGCAGAGGCAAAGGACTTTTACCTGTACGTGGACCAAGTCACCGGGCTATTTAGGTTGAAGAACACCCACAACTACTGGCATCAGATTCAGGGCAACCTGCACCTGACAGAGGCTACCACCTGTCATCTAGTTGTATGGACAACTCAGGACATGGCCATTGTAGAGATTAAAA